The DNA window TCTCAGTGTGCAAATTGCACAAGGCTTCCCATCAGGGCCATGCTCCCCTGCACCTGTCACCAGCAAGAGAACAAGAGGGCGCCACCAGACCATGCACGGCTGCTGTTCTTGGCCTTGTGAAACATGGGTACATGACAAAAGCAATGGTAGCTGCCTAGCTGGATGCATTCTGAACCATAAGTTCTTTTGGACCGCGAGTTCGGGGGAAACAGAAGgggcaagaaaaaaaaaatatctAGTAGTCTTATTCAGATGGATCCATGCCTCTCTACACCATCATAGTCATGGTGAAAACACAGAAATGAGCAGCTCAGGAACACTGGTAGCTAGTCCTATAAAAGAAAATACAAAAAAAGAGGATCTAACAATATTATACAAGGGGTTCTTAGATACGCTCATGAGTCATAGGCTGTTATGTTCGAGCACCGAGTCGATACGCGGTGAACTGAGACCATCTTGATTCCAAGGCATTACTGCTTTGCCTGCAACGTTGAATGATTTTGTCAGAATTCAGCGTTCAACTAGTACTTGTCTACCTAGGAATGAAGAATTCAAAGCAAACGTGGTGAATTACCTGGGAGTAGATGAAGGTTCCAAGAATGGCGATGGCGGCTCCGAGCGCGTTGATGGGTTGAACGGGCGTTTGGAAGATTATGATGGACGCGACAATGACAGAAATCCTCTTCATGGTGTTGCCGACGCTGAATGTCAGCGGCGAGATCTCATCCAACGACATGTAGGACACTTGGTTGTACAGGTGGTAGAACACGCTCTGCGCCGCCACCCACCTACATCCACAGAGGAACTCTTAGCCACATGATGAATCGAACTGAATTATCACAGAAATATCGGAGCAATTATTTCTGTTTTCTGTCAGAACAAGCAGAAGATTGCAGACCAGAGAATGCATATCTCGCTACCATGCTCTGTCCCTACACAACAAACTGCTCTTTTTGGGAGGCAACCCAATAGTATACTATCTTTAGATACTTTGGATCATAGATTGTTTCTTCAACTTTGTGACGTTTCTGAATTCTAAGGTATCTGAGCTATGAGGTGTTTGAATTCATGCTACTGTTTTCAAACTAACTAAGCACTTGGAATTCCGAATAAGCACAAAAATCTCAAACGGCATGACAGTTGTGAGAGTGCAATGCGACGTGAGTAATCCAAGGAGCATGTGAGCTCACCAGACGAAGTTGGGACCGATCTCGGCGACTGCTTTCTGCCAGCCTGCTGCCCACACCTTGGGACCCTCCATGGCAATGGCGAAGGGGAGGAGGATCACCAGCGACATCATGGAGAGGCAGGCGTAGTAGTTCATCCCGCTGACCGACTTGCCCTTCATCCCCTTCTTCGAGAAGATGTTCCGGAAGACGAATGCGAGGTTGGAGATCATTGCCCCCATGAATCCTACATGGGTCGCGCAAGACAGATTCAGTATTTCTTTTTGTCGAATGACgctgttcagacttcagagtgAACATGTTCTAAGAAAAAGACTTCAGGTGTAAAATCTACCACAAAATCTCTTTGTCCTTGATTGGTGCTAAAATCAGTATGCAGGGTCATAAAAGTCAAAACTATCTACGGAAACCTGAAGATACAATCCCACCTGTGATATTTTTATCATGTATCTGCCATAAGTATCTCCGAGATTCGGGAAATGGGGATTCGCATGTCACTCACCAACCATGTTGAAATTGAGCTCGgtgacggcggcgagggcgcatCCACCGATGATTGGGAGGAGGGAGAAGTAGACCGGCGCCGGGAAGTGCTCGCCGAGGAAGAACCTGGAGACGAGCACGCTGAACGCCGGCTCACCGCTCTTGATGATGTGCGTGAACGACACGGCCACCTTGGCCATGCTCACCGTAGCCGCGACGTGACCGATCGTGTGCGCGATCGCTACCTGCTCGACATGTCTCGCATCAGGACGAGGAGACCTCGCAAGAACAGAGCGGATCAAGAAGGCTTCAGAAGGCTGCCGTCACTCACCGGAGAGAGCGCCTTCCAGAAGTCGAGGTCCGTCTGTGGTGCCTCGGCGATCCTGGTCGCCCACGACGCGAGCATGATGGCggagccggcggcgagggagagcGTCGACGTGAGCCACGGGTACGGGAACGCGTTGAGCACTTTCTTGTTGTAGATGTTGAAGATAACGTTCAGCGCCCACCACGTGGCGAAATAGATACCGATCCTGGCGCGCCGCGCGGTCTCAGCGGGCTCCCCCGGCGCCGCGATCTCCACCGGCCGGGCGCCGTccgcggtggcggccggcggcgcgggggacGCGGCGCGGTCGCTGCGGCCggctgccgccaccgccacgGTCGCGAGGACATGCTCCTGGCGGTACAGGGGCCGCGCGGAGacggagagggagaggggcctggtgccggcggcggggaggggagggaggtggAGGGGCTTGAATGCCGGCTTTGCAGTGGCGGCCACGGCCGCGGTGGGCTtgacggaggcggcggcggccagcatTGTTGCGGCGGAGAGGGTGGCCTGGGCTGGCAAGTTCTCGGGGTCTTGTCGGAGAGTGGCAGGCGCCTACAGCTGCGGCGGcagttgtgtgtgtgtgtggtgtGTGATGTTCTGATGACAAGGGGATGGTGGGGAGGAAGGTATTTATAGGGAGAGCGCGAAGGAGATGGGAGGCGGTTTTGGAGTTCGATGCCTCATGCTCATGCCTCTTCTTCCGCAGATCTTTTCTTTTCACCCTGGGGTTTTTCCTGTTTCTATGGTCTTTCGTTTTTTATATGTTTTTTCATGCTCTTTTTAGAGGCAGGTGTTAGGATTCGAGGTTGAGAATGGAATGGAATGTACGTGCCGGAAtaatttttataattttatCCATATCTTGTTACCTTAGTTTCACCATGTTTATGAGTATGAAAGATAAGAAAATGTAGAAGACTAAACACAATCACATCGTCACCCCTAATATGATAGTTAGAAGTCCCGTATCAATATTACTAAGAGCACACAATTTTAGTATGAAGTATGGTAATAGTAGGCGCATCCAGTATTCATGGAAATACACTTCCCATGATATAAAATATTATGATTTTTGTGTGCCTATTTACAAATATTAACACATCAGTAATAATGCAGTAGAGTAATTTAGATCTTTTTTAAGAAAATAAGTGACACATGGAAAGGGGACACATTACATCTCCTAAATTTTAAATGACATCTAGCCCTACTGCTTATTAAATGCTTTCCTAGTTTTGTACATATATCAAGTTCCTTTCGCTACAGTAACATTACATTGAAACAGCCCCACCCATTTTTCTCATTTTCATGATAATGAGAGATAGCTACACTTTTGTACGTATGTGATTTCACGTGTTTCTGGTATAGACTTTCAATTGCTGCAAGTCTCTGAACATATTTTACCAATAGTTTTACATGTTTAGAATTGACAAAAGAAATTTCCTAGTGTTTTCGAAGAACTTGTTTTATGCCGGCTGGCAAGTAGCATTTCGGTCATTGAGAGTAACATGGTATTACAGGTTTCATTGCCTGCGGCATTGAGAATTCGGACCATAGCCAAAAAGGTTTTCCGCAATTCTGACCATGTGGTAGACTTCAAAGAACACAAGTTGCTTACTTGCTTCGATAATTTCGACAATACAATGAAGTTTATATAAAATTAAGAGCCGATAATGTGTCCAAAACAACACTATTTAGCATATTATTAGAACCAAAACATACAATAAATTGACATATCAATTGTTAATTATTCAGACTCTCAATTAGATGTCGATTCATTTCGCGCAACATTTACATGCATAAACTCACCCTTGATTGTCATACTTAGAAAAACgcaataaaaatatttttctttgATCTCTAGAATATGGAGCTCCAAATGCACACATCAGATTTTCGAAGGAAAATGACACCAGTATAGATACAAGAGTACAAATTCTCGCCTACCATTCGACGGCACTCGCGTGCCGCAGCCTGCCGGTCAGGTCAGACTTGTCAGCACAGCTCCGTGCCGGCGCCCTGCAACGACCACCAGAATCTGGCCCCCGGGAGTAGGCCGCGCTCGTCTGACGATCGACAAGGACGAGCGCGATCAAAACGCTCCCTCTGTTAGCAGCGCCAACTGACTTACTGACAAGCTGTCAGCGCGGCACGGCGAGCTGGACCTCACTCGCCGGACGGCCGGCGATCGATCGACCGAAAAGAacgacgcgcgcgcgcgcgtgcgtccACATCGCGGGCCACTCGCCTGTCGGCCGGGTCCGTCGTTGTCCCTCCCGCGGCCTCCTCGTGACACCAGCCGGCTCCTTGCGACCGTCGGCCCCGCGGGCGGCGGGCCCTGGTGGCGCGAGCGTGATACGCGTTTCGCGGCGGAGGGCGCT is part of the Panicum hallii strain FIL2 chromosome 2, PHallii_v3.1, whole genome shotgun sequence genome and encodes:
- the LOC112882574 gene encoding glucose-6-phosphate/phosphate translocator 2, chloroplastic-like codes for the protein MLAAAASVKPTAAVAATAKPAFKPLHLPPLPAAGTRPLSLSVSARPLYRQEHVLATVAVAAAGRSDRAASPAPPAATADGARPVEIAAPGEPAETARRARIGIYFATWWALNVIFNIYNKKVLNAFPYPWLTSTLSLAAGSAIMLASWATRIAEAPQTDLDFWKALSPVAIAHTIGHVAATVSMAKVAVSFTHIIKSGEPAFSVLVSRFFLGEHFPAPVYFSLLPIIGGCALAAVTELNFNMVGFMGAMISNLAFVFRNIFSKKGMKGKSVSGMNYYACLSMMSLVILLPFAIAMEGPKVWAAGWQKAVAEIGPNFVWWVAAQSVFYHLYNQVSYMSLDEISPLTFSVGNTMKRISVIVASIIIFQTPVQPINALGAAIAILGTFIYSQAKQ